AGCTGTCGCCGAGCCTGGCAAACAGGAGTTCCAGGGTCCATGTCAGCGACAGCACCACTGCGACATATACCCATTCATTAAAAGAAAGCTTTTCCTTAAGGCCTCTTTCTATCCATACCGGCCATAAGCTCCATGAAATAATAGCAATAAGGATAAACACAAGTTGCTTGAACGGAAAAGCAGCATCCGGATAACCCTGAGACCGAAGGAGTTTCGCTAAAGACGGCGTTACAAGCTGCCCTTTGTTAACAAGAACTGCCCCGGGGCGTATATCCCTGATGACGGACGGGATTTGAGACGCGACATCGTCTCTAAGCCTCGAAGTCAGCTCCGAATCAGACTGCAGCGTCGGATTGAGAATTATATCCAGGATTTGAAAAGCAACGTTTCTCTCTGATTGTGTAAGCTTGCTTTTTTTAAGATGTTTCCAGATAAGCGACGTCTGTTCTTCTCTGTTTTCAGCCTCGTCACGGATTTTTTTTCCTGTTTCCAATACTATTTTAATTATGTTCTTCTGTGAGGCAGGCTGAAGTTTTTTTAAAAGATCAAGCAGGGGGGTGTCCAATATGGCTGCGTAATCCCCGCGCTCAAGGATCTCCATCCTCCTGTTTACCTCTTCGGCGATCTTGTCATCCTGTACCATAACATCCATAATGCGGGCGGCGGCCCTCTGTCGCAGATCGAGCGTCGCAGCCCTGTCCTCGTATCGTTCGGATGTAATAGCGAAATAGGTCTTGTTTGACGGGTAGCCTACCATGTAATTTTTCTGCCGGTCATAAACATACCAGTTGGTCCATATAAGAAGGACCGCAACAGCCAGCAGTATGAGCCTGAAGACAATATACTGTCCGTTCTGTGCTTTCAGCTCAAAATTAGGCAGGACCTGTGAAAAAAATTTCTCAATCGGTGCTTTTTTCTTTTCCCCGCAGGCTATATTCTTCATAAGCCCTCACAATCTGCTGAACTATTTCGTGTCGCACTACGTCGCTATTGCTCAGCCTGACAAATGCTATCCGTGGTATGCCTTTAAGTATATCCTGAACGACCTTGAGTCCCGACTCCTTATTGCCCGGCAGGTCAACCTGAGTGATATCTCCCGTGACTACAGCCTTTGAACCGAACCCCAGGCGGGTCAGAAACATTTTCATCTGTTCTGCCGTGGTATTCTGTGCTTCGTCAAGGATAATAAAACTGTCGTTGAGAGTCCGCCCCCTCATATAGGCAAGAGGAGCCAGTTCAATCACTCCCTTTTCGAAATAACGATTGAACTTATCCGTAGGGAGCAGATCATAAAAGGCATCGTAAAGAGGCCGCAGATAGGGTTCGACCTTGTCCATAAGATCCCCCGGAAGATACCCCAGGCGCTCCCCTGCTTCTACAACAGGCCTTACAAGAACGATGCGGCTGACCTTTGCGGACTTGAGATATGCTACCGCCTGTGCAACAGCAAGGTATGTCTTGCCGGTTCCGGCCGGTCCTATTGCAAAAGTGATGTCGTTGTCGCGTATTGCCTTTGTATATTCCTTCTGTCCGTTTGTATACGGGCGAATCGGCTTTCCCCTGTTGCTTATGCAGACTACCTCGTCGTAAAGGGATTTCAAACTTACCGTCTCGCCGATGCCTATCTGGTGCAGACCATAGCGTATCTCGGCGCTGCTTAGTTTCTGTCCGTTGAGCGACAGCTCGGCAAACTGCGTCAGCAGATCCTCGAGGCGCCTGATGAGCTTCTCGTCCTCACCTTTTATAGAAAGGACCGATCCCCTCGCATATATCTTAACGGGAAACGTCTGTTCCACCATACGGAGTATCTCATCGTGACCCGCAAGAAGGGTCACGATAGCTTCATCAGACTTGGCAAGAGGGGTGAGGCTGTTTTCTGCTTCCTTCATTTCCACATCTTTTGACAATTCAAAATCAGACCCTTACTACAGATTTCACTTCCGGAACTTCCTGTCTGATCGCTTCCTCGACAGTCATTCTCAGCGTCTCCTGGGCGAAGGGACATGTCCCGCATGCGCCCACGAGTTCGACAGACAGTGTCCCGCTTGTTTCGTCAAAGCTAACGAAGGTCACATCTCCTCCATGAGTCTGAAGTGCCGGTGAAATCTTAGTATTGATTACATCGATTACCTTTTCCTCTGTTGTCATAGCTTACTCCTCCTGTTTATTTTATATGCGGGTCAACGGTCAAACCATTCGCCGGACTTATGCCCGATTTTGTGATTTTTTTGCCTCGACCCAAAGCTGTTCCAGTTCGTCAAGGCTGAAGTCTATCCATGCCCGACCTGATTCTGAAACAGCATCCTCTATAAATCTGAACCTGGACGAAAATTTCACGCACGCCTTGTGAAGCGCTGTTTCAGGGTCGGCCTTCAGGTGTCTTGAGATGTTTGCCAACGCAAACATCACGTCGCCAAGCTCTTCCTCGACTGCCAGTGTGTCTTCTCCGCCTTTCAGCGCATCCTTAAGTTCGGCTATCTCCTCGTCCACCTTGTCCATCACGGGTGCAATGTTGCCATCAGGCCAGTCAAAACCGACTTTTGCGGCACGCTCCTGTATCCTGTAGGCTCTTAAAAGGGCCGGAAGCCCTCTCGGGATGCCGGCAAGGAGGGACGCATCTTCTTGACGGTCCTTTCGCTCGCCGACTTTTATCTGTTCCCAGTTTTTTAAAACTTCTTCGGAATTTTTTACATCGACGTCACCGAAGACATGAGGGTGTCTTCTGATAAGTTTTTCCGTCAGACATTCCAGCACATCGCAGATATCAAAATCGCCGCGTTCCTCTGCGATACAAGAGATAAAGACAACCTGCAGCAGCAGGTCCCCGCACTCTTCGCACATATTGCCTCTGTTCTCGTTTTCTATTGACTCTATGAGCTCATATGCCTCTTCTATAATATAGCGCCTGATAGAAAGATAATCCTGTTCCCTGTCCCATGGGCACCCTCCCGGAGAGCGAAGGCGTCTCATTATTTCAACAAGTCTGCCGAACTTATCAGCTGCGATACAAAGTTCAACCAAAATGCACACCTCCTGAACTCTCTCTATTCTAACAGATTTGCCGCACATTGCTCCTGTATAATTTCGGAGAGATTCTTCATCCCGGCAAATCCGCCCGGCCCTACATACCCGTCGAGCCTTCTCATCCACTGCGGAGGCAGTTTGAGCCGCCCCCAGCCGCCGTCTGGAATACCTCTTATAACAGTCTCATCACGGCTGCATATGATCTTGACAATTTGGAGGTCCGGAGCAGCGGTACGCACACAGGTCAAATCAAAAAGAAAAACAAGACTTGGCGGGATTTTACCAAACCTGTCACGCGTTTCTTCACGAAGCGCAATTGCTTCAGAAATGTCCTCAACCTTCAAAAGCCGCCTGTACAGGGTGACGCGAAGATTTTCCTGAGGGAGGTAGTCTCCCGGGATAGTCGCTGGGAATCCGACCTCAACATCCACATGTGCTCTGCTCAGGCCTTTGATCTTAGATATTTCCTCGGCGAGAAGGTCACAGTACTTCTGATATCCGACTCTGCTCGAGTTTCCGTGCTGAGCTATGCCTATCAGATCCCCGCCGCCCCTGATCTGCAGATCCCTTTGTGCAAGCTGATAGCCCGCTCCAAGCTCATCGAGCTGGGAGATCGCCTCAAGCCTTTCGCTCGCCTGGACGGAAAGACGGACATCGTCGGGATAGAAGAGAAAAGCATAGGCCTGCTCCTCACGTCTGCCGACGCGTCCCCGCAGCTGATACATCTGTGCAAGGCCAAGCTCATGGGCGTCGTCCACTATCAAAGTATTCGCCATCGGGATATCAAGTCCGCTCTCAACAATTGTCGTAC
Above is a window of Synergistaceae bacterium DNA encoding:
- the mazG gene encoding nucleoside triphosphate pyrophosphohydrolase, coding for MVELCIAADKFGRLVEIMRRLRSPGGCPWDREQDYLSIRRYIIEEAYELIESIENENRGNMCEECGDLLLQVVFISCIAEERGDFDICDVLECLTEKLIRRHPHVFGDVDVKNSEEVLKNWEQIKVGERKDRQEDASLLAGIPRGLPALLRAYRIQERAAKVGFDWPDGNIAPVMDKVDEEIAELKDALKGGEDTLAVEEELGDVMFALANISRHLKADPETALHKACVKFSSRFRFIEDAVSESGRAWIDFSLDELEQLWVEAKKSQNRA
- a CDS encoding NifU family protein, producing MTTEEKVIDVINTKISPALQTHGGDVTFVSFDETSGTLSVELVGACGTCPFAQETLRMTVEEAIRQEVPEVKSVVRV
- a CDS encoding PhoH family protein, which codes for MKEAENSLTPLAKSDEAIVTLLAGHDEILRMVEQTFPVKIYARGSVLSIKGEDEKLIRRLEDLLTQFAELSLNGQKLSSAEIRYGLHQIGIGETVSLKSLYDEVVCISNRGKPIRPYTNGQKEYTKAIRDNDITFAIGPAGTGKTYLAVAQAVAYLKSAKVSRIVLVRPVVEAGERLGYLPGDLMDKVEPYLRPLYDAFYDLLPTDKFNRYFEKGVIELAPLAYMRGRTLNDSFIILDEAQNTTAEQMKMFLTRLGFGSKAVVTGDITQVDLPGNKESGLKVVQDILKGIPRIAFVRLSNSDVVRHEIVQQIVRAYEEYSLRGKEKSTD